Proteins from a single region of Lysinibacillus sp. JNUCC-52:
- the atpA gene encoding F0F1 ATP synthase subunit alpha, whose protein sequence is MGIKAEEISSLIKQQIENYESELKVSEVGTVIRIGDGIALAHGLDNAMAGELLEFSNGVMGMAQNLEEGNVGIVILGPYTDIKEGDEVRRTGRIMEVPVGEELIGRVVNPLGQPVDGQGPINTTKSRPIESPAFGVMARKSVHEPLQTGIKAIDALVPIGRGQRELIIGDRQVGKTSVAIDTILNQNDQNMICIYVAIGQKESTVRGVVETFRKHGALDYTIVVTASASQPAPLLFLAPFAGVSMAEEFMLQGKHVLIVYDDLSKQASAYRELSLLLRRPPGREAYPGDVFYLHSRLLERAAKLNETYQNGSITALPFVETQAGDISAYIPTNVISITDGQIFLQSDLFNSGVRPAINAGLSVSRVGGSAQIKAMKKVAGTLRLDLAAFRELESFAQFGSDLDKITLAKLERGKRTVEVLKQDLNKPLKVEKQVAILYALTKGHLDDIPVQDIVRFESEFLSWLDTNHTNVLDHVRTTKELAPDAEYVAALTAFKKTFAKSE, encoded by the coding sequence ATGGGCATCAAGGCTGAAGAAATCAGCAGTCTGATTAAACAACAGATTGAGAATTATGAATCTGAACTTAAAGTAAGCGAAGTTGGTACAGTTATCCGTATTGGTGACGGTATCGCTCTTGCTCATGGCCTCGACAACGCCATGGCTGGAGAGCTTCTAGAGTTCTCTAACGGTGTTATGGGTATGGCTCAAAACCTAGAAGAAGGTAACGTTGGTATCGTTATCTTAGGTCCATACACAGACATCAAAGAAGGCGATGAAGTTCGTCGTACAGGTCGTATTATGGAAGTACCAGTTGGTGAAGAACTAATTGGCCGTGTTGTAAACCCACTAGGTCAACCAGTGGATGGACAAGGTCCAATCAACACAACTAAATCTCGTCCAATCGAAAGCCCAGCTTTCGGTGTAATGGCTCGTAAATCAGTACACGAACCACTACAAACTGGTATCAAAGCGATTGACGCACTTGTACCAATCGGTCGTGGTCAACGTGAGTTAATCATTGGTGACCGCCAAGTTGGTAAAACATCTGTAGCAATCGATACAATCCTTAACCAAAATGACCAAAACATGATCTGTATCTATGTTGCAATTGGTCAAAAAGAATCTACTGTACGTGGTGTAGTAGAAACTTTCCGTAAACATGGCGCTTTAGATTACACAATCGTTGTGACAGCATCAGCTTCTCAACCAGCTCCATTATTATTCTTAGCACCATTCGCTGGTGTATCTATGGCAGAGGAATTCATGTTACAAGGTAAACACGTATTAATCGTGTATGATGATCTTTCTAAACAAGCATCAGCTTACCGTGAACTTTCACTTCTTCTACGCCGTCCTCCAGGTCGTGAAGCTTACCCTGGTGACGTTTTCTACTTACACAGCCGCTTATTAGAACGTGCTGCGAAGTTAAATGAAACATATCAAAATGGTTCAATCACAGCTCTTCCATTCGTTGAGACACAAGCTGGGGATATCTCTGCATACATCCCAACTAACGTTATCTCAATCACTGATGGACAAATTTTCTTACAATCTGACTTATTCAACTCAGGTGTACGTCCAGCGATTAACGCCGGTCTTTCTGTATCACGTGTAGGTGGATCTGCTCAAATTAAAGCGATGAAAAAAGTTGCGGGTACACTACGTCTTGACTTAGCTGCATTCCGTGAGCTTGAATCTTTCGCTCAATTCGGTTCAGATTTAGATAAAATCACACTTGCTAAACTTGAGCGTGGTAAACGTACGGTTGAAGTTCTTAAACAAGACCTAAACAAACCACTTAAAGTTGAAAAACAAGTTGCAATCCTTTATGCATTAACTAAAGGTCACTTAGATGATATTCCAGTTCAAGATATCGTTCGTTTTGAATCTGAATTCTTAAGCTGGTTAGATACAAACCACACAAACGTTTTAGATCATGTTCGTACTACTAAAGAACTTGCTCCTGACGCGGAATACGTAGCAGCTTTAACTGCATTCAAAAAAACTTTCGCTAAATCAGAATAA
- the atpG gene encoding ATP synthase F1 subunit gamma → MVNLREIKGRINSTKSTKQITKAMQMVSSSKLRRAEQNAKAYVPYMEKIQDVVGAIASGTKDSGHPMLTARPVKKTAYLVIGSDRGLAGAYNSSILRQVQRTINERHKSKDEYVVLAVGRVVRDYFVKRDHNVISSVVALPDQPSFADIKEIARNAVGMFIDGTYDELYMYYNHFVSAIANEVTEKKLLPLTDIATVSSKASYEFEPSGEAILEVLLPQYAESLVYGALLDGKASEHASRMTAMKNATDNASDLIGDLSLQYNRARQAAITQEITEIVGGAAALE, encoded by the coding sequence GTGGTAAACTTACGCGAAATAAAAGGTCGTATTAATTCAACAAAGAGTACGAAACAAATTACGAAAGCGATGCAGATGGTTTCTTCTTCAAAGTTACGTCGTGCAGAGCAAAACGCTAAAGCTTACGTTCCTTACATGGAAAAAATTCAGGACGTAGTAGGCGCTATCGCTTCAGGTACAAAAGACAGTGGACATCCAATGTTAACTGCACGTCCTGTTAAGAAAACAGCTTACTTAGTCATTGGTTCTGACCGTGGTCTTGCAGGTGCTTACAACTCAAGTATCCTTCGTCAAGTGCAACGTACAATCAACGAGCGTCATAAATCAAAAGACGAATACGTTGTGTTAGCAGTAGGTCGTGTTGTTCGTGATTACTTTGTGAAACGTGATCATAATGTTATTAGCAGTGTAGTTGCTCTTCCTGACCAACCGTCATTTGCTGATATTAAAGAAATCGCTCGTAATGCTGTTGGTATGTTCATTGACGGTACGTATGATGAGCTTTATATGTACTACAATCACTTTGTTAGCGCTATCGCTAATGAAGTGACAGAGAAAAAACTTCTTCCATTAACTGATATTGCAACTGTAAGCAGTAAAGCTTCTTATGAATTCGAGCCATCTGGTGAAGCAATTCTTGAAGTATTACTTCCACAATATGCGGAAAGCCTAGTTTACGGCGCATTATTAGATGGAAAAGCAAGTGAACATGCTTCTCGTATGACTGCTATGAAAAATGCAACTGATAACGCATCTGATCTTATCGGAGATCTTTCATTGCAATATAACCGTGCACGTCAAGCAGCAATTACACAAGAAATTACAGAAATCGTTGGTGGGGCTGCAGCCTTAGAATAG
- the atpE gene encoding F0F1 ATP synthase subunit C, with the protein MTGSLGLLAAAIAIGLGALGAGIGNGLIVSKTVEGIARQPEARGVLQTTMFIGVALVEALPIIAVVVAFIVMNK; encoded by the coding sequence ATGACAGGTTCATTAGGTTTATTAGCAGCAGCAATCGCAATCGGTTTAGGTGCACTTGGTGCAGGTATTGGTAACGGTCTTATCGTATCAAAAACAGTTGAAGGTATCGCTCGCCAACCAGAAGCTCGTGGCGTTCTTCAAACTACTATGTTCATCGGGGTTGCATTAGTTGAAGCATTACCGATCATCGCAGTAGTAGTAGCATTCATCGTAATGAACAAATAA
- a CDS encoding DUF1146 family protein, whose protein sequence is MEIYEAVGQEALMGILSHLFFIAITFYALQAFMLEKLFKKNKVFQIQLIYILLSIAIGTAVSNFFLQISSWSGKLPYLF, encoded by the coding sequence GTGGAAATTTATGAAGCAGTAGGGCAAGAAGCTTTAATGGGAATTCTATCGCATCTATTTTTTATTGCTATCACATTTTACGCTTTGCAAGCCTTCATGTTAGAAAAACTATTTAAGAAAAATAAAGTATTTCAAATACAGTTGATCTATATTTTGTTAAGCATTGCGATAGGCACAGCAGTTTCTAATTTCTTTCTTCAAATTTCAAGCTGGTCTGGAAAACTTCCGTACTTATTTTAA
- a CDS encoding F0F1 ATP synthase subunit epsilon, with product MKTVTVNIVTPDGPVYDSEVSMVIAKTTSGEIGVLAGHIPMVAPLAIGAVKLKKEDGSTEVVAVSGGFIEVRPEKISILAPSAEIAEDIDVQRAKEAVKRAEGRIQSKQDNIDFKRADLALKRALNRINVHEGNI from the coding sequence ATGAAGACAGTTACAGTCAATATTGTCACTCCCGACGGCCCAGTATACGATTCTGAAGTATCAATGGTAATCGCGAAAACAACTTCTGGTGAGATTGGTGTTCTTGCTGGCCATATTCCAATGGTTGCTCCACTTGCAATTGGTGCAGTGAAGCTGAAAAAAGAAGACGGTTCTACTGAAGTTGTAGCTGTAAGCGGTGGTTTCATTGAAGTTCGTCCAGAAAAGATCTCAATTTTAGCACCTTCTGCTGAAATTGCTGAAGATATCGATGTTCAACGTGCTAAAGAAGCCGTTAAACGTGCTGAAGGACGAATTCAAAGCAAACAAGATAACATTGATTTCAAACGTGCTGACCTAGCATTAAAACGTGCGTTGAATCGTATCAACGTTCATGAGGGTAATATCTAA
- the atpD gene encoding F0F1 ATP synthase subunit beta, whose translation MNKGHVIQVMGPVVDVKFDNGQLPAIYNSLTVKIERPNEEPTTLALEVALHLGDDSVRTIAMSSTDGLQRGAEVTDSGKAISVPVGEVTLGRVFNVLGEVIDLGEEIPADARRDSIHREAPTFDELSTSVEILETGIKVVDLLAPYIKGGKIGLFGGAGVGKTVLIQELINNIAQEHSGISVFAGVGERTREGNDLFFEMSDSGVIKQTAMVFGQMNEPPGARMRVALTGLTMAEYFRDEQGADVLLFIDNIFRFTQAGSEVSALLGRMPSAVGYQPTLATEMGKLQERITSTNKGSVTSIQAIYVPADDYTDPAPATTFAHLDATTNLERKLSEMGIYPAVDPLASTSRALSPEIVGAEHYAVATGVQRTIQRYRELQDIIAILGMDELSDEDKQTVERARRIQFFLSQNFHVAEQFTGQKGSYVPVKETVRSFKEILDGKHDHLPEDAFRLVGSIEEVVEKAKSMGVEV comes from the coding sequence ATGAATAAAGGACATGTTATTCAAGTAATGGGTCCAGTTGTTGACGTAAAATTCGACAATGGCCAATTACCAGCAATCTATAACTCATTAACAGTTAAGATTGAACGTCCTAATGAAGAACCAACAACTCTTGCATTAGAAGTTGCACTTCATTTAGGTGATGATTCTGTTCGTACAATTGCAATGTCATCTACTGATGGCTTACAACGTGGAGCAGAAGTAACAGACTCAGGAAAAGCTATCTCAGTACCAGTTGGTGAAGTGACTCTTGGTCGTGTATTCAACGTATTAGGAGAAGTAATCGACTTAGGTGAAGAAATTCCAGCTGATGCTCGTCGTGATTCAATTCACCGCGAAGCACCAACTTTCGATGAGCTTTCAACTTCAGTTGAAATCCTTGAAACAGGTATCAAAGTAGTAGACTTATTAGCACCATATATTAAAGGTGGTAAAATCGGTCTATTCGGTGGTGCAGGTGTAGGTAAAACTGTATTAATCCAAGAATTAATCAACAACATCGCACAAGAGCACTCAGGTATCTCTGTATTCGCTGGTGTAGGTGAGCGTACTCGTGAAGGGAACGACTTATTCTTCGAGATGAGCGATTCAGGCGTTATCAAGCAAACAGCGATGGTATTCGGTCAAATGAACGAGCCACCAGGCGCACGTATGCGTGTAGCTTTAACTGGTCTTACAATGGCAGAATACTTCCGTGATGAGCAAGGTGCAGACGTACTTTTATTCATCGACAATATCTTCCGTTTCACACAAGCAGGTTCAGAGGTTTCTGCCCTATTAGGTCGTATGCCTTCTGCGGTAGGTTACCAACCAACACTTGCTACTGAAATGGGTAAATTACAAGAACGTATCACATCTACTAACAAAGGATCTGTAACTTCTATTCAAGCGATCTATGTACCAGCCGATGACTATACTGACCCGGCTCCAGCTACAACTTTCGCCCACTTAGATGCAACTACTAACCTTGAGCGTAAATTATCTGAAATGGGTATCTACCCTGCGGTTGACCCATTAGCTTCGACTTCTCGTGCATTATCACCAGAAATCGTAGGCGCTGAGCACTACGCAGTAGCAACTGGCGTACAACGTACAATCCAACGTTACCGTGAATTACAAGATATCATTGCTATCTTAGGTATGGATGAGTTATCTGATGAAGATAAACAAACAGTTGAACGTGCTCGTCGTATTCAATTCTTCTTATCTCAAAACTTCCACGTTGCGGAACAATTCACTGGTCAAAAAGGTTCTTACGTTCCTGTTAAAGAAACGGTTCGTTCATTCAAGGAAATCCTTGATGGTAAACACGATCACCTACCAGAAGATGCTTTCCGTTTAGTTGGTTCTATTGAAGAAGTAGTTGAAAAAGCGAAAAGCATGGGCGTAGAGGTTTAA
- the murA gene encoding UDP-N-acetylglucosamine 1-carboxyvinyltransferase produces MDKIIVTGGQKLQGKVRVEGAKNAVLPILAAALLASKGENVIKEVPNLADVYTINEVLKSLNADVTYIPEDNIVYIDATKDLSSEAQFEFVSKMRASILVMGSLLARNGFARVALPGGCAIGSRPIELHLKGFEAMGAKISFGHGYVEAKVEGRLQGANVYLDFPSVGATENIMTAASLAKGTTVIENAAKEPEIVDLANFINSMGGRVIGAGTNTIRIEGVDTLYGIEHHIIPDRIEAGTFMVAAAITKGDVTIENAVPEHMTALIAKMREMGVEITELDEGIRVHVPSTLKAVDIKTMPHPGFPTDMQSQMMALMLTAEGTSIITETVFENRFMHVEEFRRMNAGAKIEGRSVFIEGPVDLQGAEVMATDLRAAAALILAGLVSEGITRVTKLHHLDRGYVDFHGKLASLGANIERVTTMEVVQKEKASLELPTN; encoded by the coding sequence GTGGATAAAATTATAGTGACTGGCGGCCAAAAGCTACAGGGAAAAGTTCGTGTAGAGGGCGCAAAAAATGCAGTGTTACCAATCCTGGCAGCAGCTTTACTTGCTTCAAAAGGAGAAAATGTAATTAAAGAAGTCCCTAATTTAGCAGATGTTTATACCATAAATGAAGTACTAAAAAGTCTAAACGCTGATGTTACATATATACCAGAAGACAATATTGTATATATAGACGCAACAAAGGATCTTTCAAGTGAAGCTCAATTTGAATTTGTTAGTAAAATGCGTGCATCAATTTTAGTAATGGGCTCTTTACTTGCTCGTAATGGCTTTGCACGTGTAGCTTTACCGGGTGGTTGTGCAATCGGTTCACGTCCAATAGAATTACATTTAAAAGGCTTTGAGGCAATGGGTGCAAAAATTTCATTTGGGCACGGGTATGTGGAAGCGAAGGTAGAGGGTCGTTTACAAGGTGCGAATGTGTATTTAGATTTCCCAAGTGTTGGAGCTACAGAAAATATTATGACAGCAGCATCTCTAGCAAAAGGAACGACTGTTATTGAAAATGCAGCAAAAGAACCTGAAATCGTAGATCTTGCTAACTTCATTAATAGTATGGGAGGCCGTGTTATTGGTGCAGGTACGAATACGATTCGTATAGAAGGTGTCGACACATTATATGGAATTGAACATCACATTATACCAGACCGTATAGAGGCAGGTACATTTATGGTAGCTGCTGCGATAACAAAAGGTGATGTAACGATAGAAAATGCTGTGCCTGAGCATATGACGGCTCTAATAGCTAAAATGCGTGAAATGGGCGTAGAAATTACAGAGCTAGATGAAGGTATACGCGTACATGTACCAAGTACATTAAAAGCTGTAGACATTAAAACAATGCCACATCCAGGATTCCCAACGGATATGCAATCACAAATGATGGCATTAATGTTAACTGCAGAAGGTACGAGTATTATTACCGAAACTGTTTTTGAAAACCGTTTTATGCACGTAGAAGAGTTTCGTCGCATGAATGCAGGCGCAAAAATAGAAGGCCGCTCTGTCTTTATCGAAGGACCTGTAGACTTACAGGGAGCTGAGGTAATGGCTACAGATTTACGAGCTGCCGCTGCATTAATTTTAGCTGGTCTTGTATCAGAAGGTATTACGAGAGTTACAAAGCTTCATCACTTAGATCGTGGTTATGTAGATTTCCATGGGAAATTAGCTTCACTTGGCGCTAATATTGAACGTGTAACAACGATGGAAGTTGTACAAAAAGAAAAAGCATCTTTGGAATTACCAACAAACTAA
- a CDS encoding ATP synthase subunit I, with the protein MLDLHHIFAVQKRALFFLLALCALGWGFTSFQTVFAGIAIGAFFGTYNFWILVRRMEKFDRSISEGKKIGSLGTALRFGSGVAAVAIAISLPNYFHLISTVIGLMIPYVVLFVERIVSHVRNH; encoded by the coding sequence ATGCTAGATTTGCATCACATTTTTGCTGTGCAGAAGAGAGCGTTATTTTTTTTGCTCGCACTTTGCGCATTAGGCTGGGGCTTTACGTCCTTTCAAACAGTTTTTGCGGGCATCGCAATCGGTGCATTTTTTGGTACGTATAATTTTTGGATTTTGGTTCGCCGTATGGAGAAGTTTGATCGTTCCATTAGTGAAGGGAAGAAAATAGGTTCACTTGGTACAGCACTGCGTTTTGGATCAGGTGTAGCGGCAGTCGCTATAGCCATTTCGTTGCCAAACTATTTTCACTTGATTAGCACGGTCATAGGGCTAATGATTCCGTACGTAGTTCTCTTTGTCGAGAGAATTGTATCTCATGTAAGGAACCACTAA
- the atpB gene encoding F0F1 ATP synthase subunit A, whose protein sequence is MNHEAPLVTIGFLTFNLSTVMMLLVAAIVVFLIAVISTRNLKLKPTGMQNFMEWIMDFVKNIIKSNMDWKTGGRFHILGITLIMFIAVSNLLGLPFSIVYDHELWWKSPTADPTVTMTLATMILVLSQYYGIKMKGTGHYVGTFFKPMSFMFPLKIIEEFANTLTLGLRLYGNIYAGEILLALIAGLAVSGPLGFVGAIVPMMAWQGFSIFIGFIQAFIFTMLTMVYMAHKVSDDH, encoded by the coding sequence ATGAATCATGAAGCTCCGTTAGTAACCATAGGTTTTTTAACATTTAACTTATCTACAGTGATGATGTTACTAGTTGCAGCAATAGTCGTATTTTTAATCGCTGTTATCTCAACTAGAAACTTAAAGTTAAAACCGACTGGTATGCAAAACTTTATGGAATGGATTATGGATTTCGTAAAGAATATCATCAAAAGCAACATGGACTGGAAAACTGGTGGACGATTCCACATTCTAGGTATCACACTTATTATGTTTATCGCAGTATCTAACTTATTAGGTCTTCCATTCTCTATCGTCTATGACCATGAACTTTGGTGGAAATCGCCAACAGCTGACCCAACGGTTACAATGACTCTTGCAACAATGATTTTAGTATTATCTCAATACTATGGTATCAAAATGAAGGGTACAGGCCATTATGTTGGTACGTTCTTCAAACCAATGTCATTTATGTTCCCACTAAAAATTATTGAAGAGTTTGCGAACACTTTAACATTAGGTCTGCGTCTTTACGGTAACATTTATGCAGGTGAAATTTTACTTGCATTAATCGCAGGTTTAGCCGTATCAGGTCCTTTAGGGTTCGTAGGTGCAATTGTTCCTATGATGGCATGGCAAGGTTTCTCTATTTTCATCGGCTTTATCCAAGCCTTTATCTTCACAATGTTAACAATGGTTTACATGGCTCATAAAGTGAGCGATGACCATTAA
- a CDS encoding F0F1 ATP synthase subunit delta codes for MSNSTVAKRYAQALFEIAQQKNILAEVGADLNELTKVVTQSPDFLTLLNAPKFSIERKKQMVAEIFASATPEVLHTVQLLVEKKRVNEVKLIANAYAELAAQAQGSADATVFSTRELSAEESAKISAAFSKLVGKQSLNITNEIDPSLIGGIRVQIGNHIYDSSVVNKLERLKRELIG; via the coding sequence ATGAGTAATTCAACTGTAGCAAAGCGTTACGCTCAAGCTCTATTTGAAATTGCGCAACAAAAAAATATTCTTGCAGAAGTTGGGGCAGACTTAAACGAGTTAACAAAAGTTGTTACACAATCTCCTGATTTTTTAACACTTTTAAACGCGCCTAAGTTCTCTATCGAACGCAAGAAACAAATGGTAGCTGAAATCTTTGCAAGTGCAACGCCAGAAGTTTTACACACAGTTCAACTACTTGTAGAGAAAAAACGTGTAAACGAAGTGAAGCTAATTGCAAACGCATATGCTGAGCTTGCTGCACAGGCACAAGGTTCTGCAGATGCAACTGTATTCTCAACTCGTGAACTTTCTGCTGAAGAAAGCGCTAAAATTTCTGCGGCATTCTCTAAACTTGTTGGGAAACAATCATTAAACATTACAAACGAAATCGATCCTTCATTAATAGGTGGTATTCGTGTTCAAATCGGTAACCATATTTATGATAGCTCAGTAGTGAATAAACTTGAGCGTCTAAAACGTGAATTAATCGGTTAA
- the atpF gene encoding F0F1 ATP synthase subunit B: protein MFLDNLVLGAGGGFNGGDIVSTLVIFLVLMLLLKKFAWGPLMGIMQQREELVASEIEAAEKARKDSHKFLEEQKSLLKEARTEAQSIVEGAKKQGEMQKEEILTAARNEANRLKESALREIESEKEKAIAAVRDEVVSLSVLAASKVLSKEISEADNRALIEETIAKAGEAQ, encoded by the coding sequence GTGTTTTTAGACAATCTTGTACTAGGTGCAGGTGGAGGATTTAATGGTGGAGATATCGTCTCAACATTAGTCATCTTCTTAGTATTAATGCTTCTACTTAAAAAGTTCGCTTGGGGTCCATTAATGGGCATTATGCAACAACGTGAAGAATTAGTAGCTAGTGAGATCGAAGCAGCTGAAAAAGCTCGTAAAGATTCGCACAAATTTTTAGAAGAACAAAAAAGTCTTCTTAAAGAAGCTCGTACGGAAGCACAATCGATTGTTGAGGGTGCTAAGAAGCAAGGCGAAATGCAAAAAGAAGAAATTCTTACAGCAGCTCGCAATGAAGCTAACCGCTTAAAAGAATCGGCTTTACGTGAAATCGAGTCTGAAAAAGAAAAGGCTATCGCAGCTGTACGTGATGAAGTCGTTTCATTATCTGTACTTGCAGCATCTAAAGTCCTTAGCAAAGAGATTTCTGAGGCAGACAACCGTGCTCTAATTGAAGAGACGATTGCGAAGGCAGGGGAAGCTCAATGA